The window CGCGGGGCGGCGGCCGGGCGCGCCGATCACGAAGTCGATCATGAATTCCTCACCTTGACAGTTTCTCTCAGCATGTGAAAGCCTTTTTACGTTTGCTGGTCAGCCCTCATTACTGGGGTCTTCAACATAGGAGGCTGCACCATGTCATCACCTGAATTGCCGGGGTTGGACGTCTCCGGCCGCGTGCGGGCCCGTGATATTCAGATGACCGGTGTGGCCGACCTCGGCCGCCGGGTGCTGATGATCACCGGCGCGATCGACACCACCGACCACGACGTCGCGGTCAACGTGACCCTGCCGGAGCCGGGCCGCTGGCAGGTCATCAAGGCCGAGACGAACCTCACCGACCGGACCTGGGTGGCCATGCAGGCGGTGCTGGACGAGGATTCGACGTTCGTCGACGACGCCGGCACCGCGGTGATGTCCCCGCAGTTCGCCAAGAGCTTCATGACGCCGGACCAGCGGCGGCTCACCTTCTACGACGGCGAAGTGCGCCCGGGCGAAGCCGTGCTGAAGATGTATTCGATGGAGACGAGCGGCCGCAAGCCGGGCTACTTCTACTCCCGCTACAGCCCGATCGCCACCGACAGCGCCGAACAGTCCGAGGCGACGCTGGACCAGCTGGTCAGCGACGGGATGCAGCAACGCCCGGTGATCGAGCTGATCGTGCCGATCACCGTCGTCGACTGAGCCCGGCAGGGGCCTCGTGATCACGTTCGTGCCCGAGCCGCACCTGCTCGACTCGCCCCGCGGGCGTGACTGGCCGCGCGTGGGCGCACCGGTCCGCCCCGGCACCACGCCCGGGAACTCGGCCGACGTCGTCATCGTCGGGGCCGGCCCGGCGGGGCTCGCGGTCGCTTCCGCGTTGTGGCACCACGGCGTCCGCGACGTCGTGGTGCTCGACCGGACCGGCCGCCCCTGCGGGCGGTTCTTCGACCGGATCGACCGCCTCGGCCAGCGGGTGCTGCGCTCGCCGTACGAGCACCACCCCGGCGTGGAGGGGTACCGCGACTGCGAACTGCTGGACTTCGCCCGGCTGCACTGGGCGCGGTTGACGCGCACCGAGCGGCGGGAGATCCGGATGGCGCAGGCCGGGCACCGCTCGGTCGTGCCGGTCGACGTCTTCGAGGCCTACTGCGACCACCTCGTGACGAGCCACCACATCGCGGAGACGACGTGGCAGGCGTCCGTGCGCGAGGTGCTGCCGACCGCCGACGCGGTGACGGTGCGCGCGGACCGGTTCACCGTCACCGCGCGGCACGCCGTGCTCTGCCTCGGCGAGGAGCGCAGCCCGGCGCCCGACGCCTGGTGGGGCGGCGGCCGTCCGCCGGCCGGAGTGTCCTTTTGGGACGAACCGGGGCCCGCGGGCGGGCCGCGCCAGATCGTGGTCGGCGCCGGGCTCACCGCGGCGCACCTGATCGCCGACGCGCTGCGGGCCGGCCGCCGGGTGCACTGGGTGGTCCGGGAAACGGCCGAGCGCTACCAGTGCGCCGACGTCAATTCGTCGTTCTTCCGCCCGGAAGGCCGTGCGCGCTTCGACGGCGTCGACCGGGCCGGGCGGCTGGAGCTGATGCGCCGCCACCGGCGAGCGTCGATCATGTTCGAGTTCCGCCCGCTGCTGCGGGAAGCCGAGTCCGACGGGCGGCTGGTCGTCCACCGCGGCGAGGCGGTGAAGGAGATCGGCGACGGCGTCGTCTGCCGGCTGGAGAGCGGGCGCGTGGTCGAGGCGGACACCGCCGTGCTGGCCCTCGGCACGACGCCGTCGAGCGGCGCCGGGCTGATCCCCGCGGACCTCGTGGGCGAGCGGGACGGCTGGCCGGACCTGGACGAGCGGACGCTCCGCTACACCCACGCGCCGCGCGTGTCGGTGGTCGGGGCGGCGGCCGGGCTGATGCTCGGGCCGGCCGCGCGCAACATCGACGGCCACCGCGTGGCGACCGCGCGGGTGGCCGCGTCGATCGCGCACGGCCTGCGCCACGGAGACGTCTGCGGGGAGCGAGTCGGTGCCTGACACCCGGTTCGCGCTCCCCGCCGTCGACGATCCGGGCTCGACCGAGGTGGGCGTCGTCCTGCTCGGCCTCGACGCGCAGCGCCTGCTGGCCGGGCTCGGGTTCGCCCGGCTCGCCGACGATCCGGCGCTGGTGACGCAAGCGGTCGACCAGGCCCGGCACGGCGCGGCCGGGTTCGGCTTCCCCGGCCTGGTCGCGGCCGGGTGCACGCGCTGGCGCGCGGTCCGCGGAGCCTTCGCGAGCCCGCCGGGGACATCGTCTCCCGCCTCGCTGCGCCGGGCGTGGGCCGAGGCCGCCGAGCGGGCCGCCACCGCCGTCCCCGACGCCGGCCCGGCCTCGATCGCCTACCTGACCGCCTGTTCGCTGCGCCGCGCGGAAGTCGACCGGCTGGCCGACGGAGACGGAGAACCCGATGTCGTACCTGAAGTCCCTGCCGGCTGAAACCCGGCTCCTGCACGTGTTCGAGGCCTATCCCGGTCCGGCACGCCCGCTGCTGGACCTGCACGAGCAGGTGATGCGCGCCGGCTCGCCGTTCACCCCCGGCGAGCGCGAGCTGATCGCCGCGTACGTGTCGGGCGTGAACAGCTGCGGCTACTGCCACGGCATCCACACGGTCACCGCGGAGGCGTTCGGCGTCCCCGAAGGGCTGCTCGCCGCCGCGGTGCGCGACCTCGGTTCCGCGCCGGTGGACGAGAAGATGCGGCCGGTGCTGGCCTACGTCGGCAAGCTGACCCGCACGCCGTCCCGGATGACCGACGCCGACGCCGAAGCCGTGTTCGCCGCCGGCTGGGACGACCGTGCCCTGCACGACGCGATCCAGGTCTGCGCGCTGTTCAACTTCATGAACCGCGTGGTGGAGGGCGTGGGCCTGCGGGCCGACGACGCCTACGCGACGACGTCCGGCCGGCGGCTGCGCGACATCGGGTACGCCGGCCTGGCCGAGTTCCTCCCGAAGGTGAGCTGAACGGCCACCCCCTGCGCAACCGTGAGGACGCAGGTACTCGCCGTCCCGCCGGATGCTCGATCGGCAGCAGCCCCGCCGGCGCCCGCCGGTGGCGGACGGCGGATGCGCGGAGGGGTGCGGAGATCATGGTGATCGTCATGGCCGTCGATGCCACGGCCGAAGACGTCGAAGCGGTCGTCGAACGGGTGACCGCGGCGGGCGGCGAAGCCTTCGTCAGCCGCGGGGTGAGCCGGATGGTCATCGGGCTGGTCGGCGAGGTCGACCGGTTCGAGGCGCTCAACCTCGGCGCGATGCGGGGCGTGCGCAGCGTCACCCGCATCTCCGCCAAGTACAAGCTGGTGAGCCGGGAGCACCACGCGGACCGGTCGACGGTGCACGTCCGCGGCGTGCCGATCGGCCCGGACACGATCACCCTGATCGCCGGGCCGTGCGCGGTGGAGACGCCGGAGCAGACCCTGGAGTCGGCGCGGATGGCCCAGGCTGCGGGCGCGACGTTGCTGCGCGGCGGCGCCTTCAAGCCGCGCACGTCGCCCTACGCGTTCCAGGGGCTCGGCGAGCTCGGCCTGCGGATCCTGGCCGACGTCCGGGCCGAGACCGGCCTGCCGGTGGTCACCGAGGTGGTCACGGCCCACGACGTCGAGATGGTCGCCCACTACGCGGACATGCTCCAGATCGGCACCCGGAACATGCAGAACTTCGCGCTGCTGCAGGCGGCGGGGGAGGCGGGCAAGCCGGTGCTGCTCAAGCGCGGCATGAACGCCACCATCGAGGAGTGGCTGATGGCCGCCGAGTACATCGCCCAGCGCGGCAACCTCGACATCGTGCTGTGCGAGCGGGGGATCCGCACGTTCGAGACCGCTACCCGCAACACCCTCGACATCTCCGCGGTGCCGGTGGTCCAGCAGCTCTCGCACCTGCCGGTGATGATCGACCCGTCCCACTCCGGCGGCCGGCGCGACCTCGTGCTGCCGCTCTCGCGCGCGGCGGTCGCGGTGGGTGCCGACGGCGTGCTCGTCGACGTCCACCCCCATCCCGAGCAGGCCCGCTGCGACGGCCCGCAGGCTCTGGTCGCCGACGACCTGCGCGTCCTGCAGCGCTCGATCGAAGACCTCGCCGCGGTGCTCGGCCGGAAGCCGCCGACCTGGTGGAACCGGCGCTTCCTGGCCGGGTGAGCGGCCGCAGGGCCCGAGGTCCGCACGCTCGAATGTTCCTTCGTGGCAAGGGTTCTGGCTAATCTGCGGGGACGGTTCCCTCAACCCCGTGGAGTTTTCGTGATGGTCAAGCCGAAGCACACGATGTACCAGACCACCGTGCTCGACGCCGATCCGGACACGGTCTGGACCGAGGTCCGCGACGTCCTGAAGCTGGTGAAGATTCTCTTCGGCGACACCGTGGGCGGCGTGGCGTGGGTCGAGGGCGGTTCGCCGGAGCGGGTGCCGGCGCGCTACCAGTTCACGATGCTGGCCACCCAGGGGCTCGTGCAGCAGGAGGTCGCCGGGCGCGACGACGTGGCCCGGTCGCTCACCTACCGGACGCTCGCGCCCGTGCTGTGCCTCTACGACTACATCGCCACCTACCGCGTCTTCCCGGTGACCAACGATCCCGGCCGCAGCTTCCTGGAGTACTCGCGCGAGTTCATGGTCACCGACGACGCCGAGCCGGGGATCGTC of the Amycolatopsis sp. NBC_01488 genome contains:
- a CDS encoding DUF6423 family protein; translated protein: MTGVADLGRRVLMITGAIDTTDHDVAVNVTLPEPGRWQVIKAETNLTDRTWVAMQAVLDEDSTFVDDAGTAVMSPQFAKSFMTPDQRRLTFYDGEVRPGEAVLKMYSMETSGRKPGYFYSRYSPIATDSAEQSEATLDQLVSDGMQQRPVIELIVPITVVD
- a CDS encoding NAD(P)-binding protein; its protein translation is MITFVPEPHLLDSPRGRDWPRVGAPVRPGTTPGNSADVVIVGAGPAGLAVASALWHHGVRDVVVLDRTGRPCGRFFDRIDRLGQRVLRSPYEHHPGVEGYRDCELLDFARLHWARLTRTERREIRMAQAGHRSVVPVDVFEAYCDHLVTSHHIAETTWQASVREVLPTADAVTVRADRFTVTARHAVLCLGEERSPAPDAWWGGGRPPAGVSFWDEPGPAGGPRQIVVGAGLTAAHLIADALRAGRRVHWVVRETAERYQCADVNSSFFRPEGRARFDGVDRAGRLELMRRHRRASIMFEFRPLLREAESDGRLVVHRGEAVKEIGDGVVCRLESGRVVEADTAVLALGTTPSSGAGLIPADLVGERDGWPDLDERTLRYTHAPRVSVVGAAAGLMLGPAARNIDGHRVATARVAASIAHGLRHGDVCGERVGA
- a CDS encoding DUF6187 family protein produces the protein MPDTRFALPAVDDPGSTEVGVVLLGLDAQRLLAGLGFARLADDPALVTQAVDQARHGAAGFGFPGLVAAGCTRWRAVRGAFASPPGTSSPASLRRAWAEAAERAATAVPDAGPASIAYLTACSLRRAEVDRLADGDGEPDVVPEVPAG
- a CDS encoding carboxymuconolactone decarboxylase family protein, with amino-acid sequence MSYLKSLPAETRLLHVFEAYPGPARPLLDLHEQVMRAGSPFTPGERELIAAYVSGVNSCGYCHGIHTVTAEAFGVPEGLLAAAVRDLGSAPVDEKMRPVLAYVGKLTRTPSRMTDADAEAVFAAGWDDRALHDAIQVCALFNFMNRVVEGVGLRADDAYATTSGRRLRDIGYAGLAEFLPKVS
- the aroF gene encoding 3-deoxy-7-phosphoheptulonate synthase codes for the protein MAVDATAEDVEAVVERVTAAGGEAFVSRGVSRMVIGLVGEVDRFEALNLGAMRGVRSVTRISAKYKLVSREHHADRSTVHVRGVPIGPDTITLIAGPCAVETPEQTLESARMAQAAGATLLRGGAFKPRTSPYAFQGLGELGLRILADVRAETGLPVVTEVVTAHDVEMVAHYADMLQIGTRNMQNFALLQAAGEAGKPVLLKRGMNATIEEWLMAAEYIAQRGNLDIVLCERGIRTFETATRNTLDISAVPVVQQLSHLPVMIDPSHSGGRRDLVLPLSRAAVAVGADGVLVDVHPHPEQARCDGPQALVADDLRVLQRSIEDLAAVLGRKPPTWWNRRFLAG
- a CDS encoding SRPBCC family protein, with product MVKPKHTMYQTTVLDADPDTVWTEVRDVLKLVKILFGDTVGGVAWVEGGSPERVPARYQFTMLATQGLVQQEVAGRDDVARSLTYRTLAPVLCLYDYIATYRVFPVTNDPGRSFLEYSREFMVTDDAEPGIVEALMSMMDNQISVVRDYFATPAR